In a genomic window of Pontibacter liquoris:
- a CDS encoding DUF4249 domain-containing protein, with amino-acid sequence MKKPSSRYMLLLCLLALLCACDLQKDVEVDLPTYTPQLVVECYLEPGKPYRLTLLESSSYFATPQPDLVTDAEVYIAHNGTKTKLTYKPQYDENTGRFYTYSATETMQGKPGDIYRLEVSDEKGRKVTGFTTILPRVPIDTIEWKFNDKEEAYLLTTFQDDPNAADFYRYMVHQDSLHTDPEQLQISTDKLTNGKRTSYGSTYEYDKGDLLIVSLFHIEKQYYDFLSSTADAKNANGNPFAQPAQIKSSVQGGIGIFTNLAYDRKVVVLQ; translated from the coding sequence ATGAAAAAGCCCTCCTCCCGCTATATGCTGCTGCTGTGCCTGTTGGCGTTGCTGTGTGCCTGCGATCTGCAGAAGGACGTGGAAGTGGACCTGCCCACCTATACCCCGCAGCTGGTAGTGGAATGCTACCTGGAACCCGGCAAACCTTACCGCCTGACCTTGCTCGAAAGCAGCAGCTATTTTGCAACGCCGCAGCCCGACCTGGTAACCGACGCGGAAGTATACATCGCGCATAACGGCACTAAAACCAAGCTCACCTATAAGCCGCAGTACGACGAGAACACCGGGCGCTTTTATACGTACTCCGCTACCGAAACCATGCAGGGCAAACCCGGCGATATTTACAGGCTGGAAGTGAGCGACGAAAAGGGCCGCAAAGTAACCGGCTTTACCACCATCCTGCCCCGCGTGCCGATCGATACCATCGAATGGAAGTTTAACGACAAGGAGGAGGCGTACCTGCTCACCACTTTTCAGGACGATCCCAATGCGGCCGACTTTTACCGTTACATGGTGCACCAGGACAGCCTCCACACCGACCCGGAGCAGCTGCAAATCAGCACCGACAAGCTCACCAATGGCAAGCGCACCTCGTACGGCTCGACTTACGAGTATGATAAGGGGGATCTGCTCATCGTTTCCCTCTTCCACATCGAAAAGCAGTACTACGATTTCCTGAGCTCTACTGCTGATGCGAAGAATGCCAATGGCAATCCTTTTGCGCAACCGGCCCAGATCAAATCATCGGTGCAGGGCGGCATCGGCATTTTCACGAACCTGGCCTACGACCGCAAAGTGGTGGTGCTCCAGTAA